ATGCACAGGAGGCCGCCATCGGTCAGTGGCAATTGTGGAACACCTAAAGGAATTGTTTACAAAGGCTAGAGAGGACGTTATCGTCACTCACAGAGATTTGGCTTTGGAGGCGGTCTAAAAATGGTGGGTATAATCATTGCGGCTCATGGCAATCTTGCACAGGAACTCTTAGAGACAACCAAATTTATTGTTGGTGAGGTCGAAAACATAGTGGCATTAACCATTGATCCCTCACAAAAAGTAGATAAACTAAAGACAAACATCCGAAAAGCCATTAAACAGGTCGATCAAGGAGATGGTGTCTTAATCCTAACTGATATGTTTGGTGGGACCCCTTCCAACATATCGCTTACTTTCTTGGAAAAGGGAAAAATAGACATAGTGACTGGGGTGAATCTTCCTATGCTAATTCGTTTGAGTCAGTGTAGGTCAAAAGGAGAATCATTAGAAAAAGTCACTGAAGAATTAGTGACTTACGGCAGAAAAAGTATCAATCAAGCCTCAGGAATCCTGAAGGGATAGTCCAGGGGAACCCCTACCTCACATATCAGGCTGAGAGTATGGCGTGAACCTTAAATTGAGGCCTTGCACAAACGAAGACCTTGAGTCAATTTTATTTATCGAAGAGTCCTCGTTTAAAGATCCGTGGACTAAAAACGCATTTTACTCTGAACTATGTGATGACAGTGGTTGTTCGAGGTGCCTTGTTGTGGAAGATCCTTCATGTTCTGTAATTGGTTATATTGTGTATCAAAAGATTTTAGACGAAATCTATGTCAAAAAAGTAGCCGTCCACTCTCAAATGAGGAAAAGAGGTATTGGTCACTTCATATTTTTTAATTTATTTAAAGAGGCCAAAGAAGATGGCGTATTTAAAATCGTTTTAGACTGTGATGTAACTAATGTAGAAGCACTGAGATTTTATAAGGACTTGGGATTTCAACAGGTCTCTGAGGCGAATAGAGATGGAAGTTTGAGATTGGAGAATAAGATAGGTGCAGCTACTTAGTTAAACCACAGGCGTTGGCTTCTAATTTTTCAAAAGGAGGATTTATAATGGCCATTAAGGTGGGTATAAATGGTTTTGGTAGAATCGGAAGAGCAATTTTCCGTGCCTCAAAGATCTACGAAGAATTTTCAGATATTGAAATTATACACATTAATGATCTCACAAATACAGAACAGTCAGCATATTTATTAAAATATGATTCCGTATTCGGAAAGGCGCCTTTTGATGTAAGGGTTGAGAAGGATAGACTTATCGTGGCTGGAAAAGAGATAAGAATTTCAAACGCCAAATCTCCATCAGAGGTCCCATGGGCTGACTCTGGGGTTGATTTTGTGATAGAGGCTACTGGTCGATTCAGGGATGCTGAACTCGCAAGAGGTCACTTGGAAGGCGGTGCCAGAAAAGTGATCATAACAGCACCTGCAAAGGGAGACGACATTACT
The genomic region above belongs to Dissulfuribacter thermophilus and contains:
- a CDS encoding PTS sugar transporter subunit IIA — encoded protein: MVGIIIAAHGNLAQELLETTKFIVGEVENIVALTIDPSQKVDKLKTNIRKAIKQVDQGDGVLILTDMFGGTPSNISLTFLEKGKIDIVTGVNLPMLIRLSQCRSKGESLEKVTEELVTYGRKSINQASGILKG
- a CDS encoding GNAT family N-acetyltransferase, with product MNLKLRPCTNEDLESILFIEESSFKDPWTKNAFYSELCDDSGCSRCLVVEDPSCSVIGYIVYQKILDEIYVKKVAVHSQMRKRGIGHFIFFNLFKEAKEDGVFKIVLDCDVTNVEALRFYKDLGFQQVSEANRDGSLRLENKIGAAT